The Cyprinus carpio isolate SPL01 chromosome A3, ASM1834038v1, whole genome shotgun sequence genomic interval CAGGTTTATGCTCTTGACTACACAGCACATCAGTTATTCTCACTATTCTCTTGTTGTGACAGATTTCTGCTACCTCTCTAGTTCATTCCTGTTCTTTAATGAGCACTGAGCGCTTGTAAGTGATCATGGGCAAGAGCTGCAAGGTGGTGGTGTGTGGTCAGGGGTCAGTGGGGAAAACTGCTGTTCTGGAGCAGCTGCTCTACGCGAACCATGTCGCAGGTGAGTGTTGTGACAGCAGGCGTTTCCCGAACCCTAATACATGAGCAGTAGATTCACACAGTACCCGTTCGGCAGGTTCAGAGACCATGGAGACACTGGAGGACATTTACATCGGGTCCGTGGAAACGGACCGCGGCACCCGAGAGCAGGTGCGGTTTTACGACACGCGCGGGCTGCGCGACGGTCACGAGTTTCCGCGACACTACTTCACTTTCGCCGACGGCTTCGTGCTCGTCTACAGCATCGACAACAAAGAGTCCTTTAGACGCGTAGAGGCCCTGAAGAAAGAGATCGACCGCTGCCGAGACAAAAAAGAGGTCTGTGTGCTTGTTATGAATATGCATGGGGtccatataatgtttttaatcaatacttttattcatcaaggacgaattgatcaaaagtgacagtaaagacacttatatTGTTGAAGTagttttctatttcaagtaaatgctgttctttcgaactttacagtatattctttaaagaatactgaaaaatgcATGGCACTTTCTACTCAGTTAACAGACAACGTTCTGGAAagattctctcaaagttatgagcgaatgttcttccagtaacattaacagAATGATGGCACAAAACATTACTTATACATCATTGGTGGGCCTTTAAAAGTCCTTTAATGTTGATAAAAgtcctttaaatgtttttaatgttgctaTTTGTTTCAGACCATTCAGaggtaatttaaaaataacatttccatcatGTTAGCAAAATTCTCAAATATAATGTTCCCTTAACATTAGCAAAACGttctttgaacattttttttgttagctgAGTACAAACTATAATGCAGAACTAGAGCAggaaatcatcatatcagaatgatttctgaagatcatgtgactctgaagactggaggaatgatgctgaaaatacagctttgcatcacaggaatacattacattttagaatatatatatatatatatatatatatatatatatatatatataattgtttttgctaatatttcataatattacaattttactgtattttatttatcaaataatcatagccttggtgagcatgagagttcttgcaaaacaataaaaaaaaatcttgcaaccccaaattttttaacTGCAGTGTCAAATCACAAGGAATCAATTGTAgttgatattttgatataaaacatgccaaaaaaaaataaaaatactaacataAGTGGacatcatgaaaaaaatgtaaagaatatttctctttctgtctcccaGGTGACTATTGTTGTTGTGGGTAATAAGCTGGACCTGCAGGATCAGAGGAGGGTGGACAGCGAGGCGGCTCAGCAGTGGGCACGGCAGGAGAAGGTCAGGCTGTGGGAGGTCACTGTGACCGACAGACGGATGCTCATCGAGCCCTTTGTCCATCTGGCCAGCAAAATGACCCAACCTCAGAGCAAATCCACCTTCCCACTCAGCCGCAACAAGAACAAGGGCAGCGGCTCCCTGGACAGCTAGAGATCGAGAAGATGGCAACAGAGCTGACAGAGTAACATAAAGATCAGATACTGTATGTTAGATAGGAGATGCAAGGCAAGTCTCTAAATAGTGACGTTAACAGACGCTCAAAAACATTTGAACTTGGAGTGCCATTATAAGTTTAGCACACTGAATGAAGTTACTGCATTAATGAAgttatattttcataaacataCAGGATAGAATCCATGTGTTGCTGTGATATATTTTTCTCATGCTTATCTTGAAGCAATTGACTGACAAAACAAAATACTgcttttacactgaaatatatatatgtatatatacacctCTACATTGCGAAAAGTTGTTACATCTTGTGTGAAATCAGCTGGTATGATTCGACTTGTTGAATTCAGACGTATTTAATGATGTTTGTGCCATGATGACTACTCTTTTCTATGACATGAACTTGACAGAAGAATGTCTTAATTAAGTGGACTGCATggattttttacttattttcaggTGTTCATATTTTGCGCCAGACACATTCCTATTAATTGACTGATTTATTACATAAGAGCATCAAAGTAAGTGAAATTTCACACATTTGTTTGATTGTGAATGAGTCCACCACTGTGCTTTTTACCCTGATGACACTGCATTTTGTGAGTAgtcattcatattatataatatttgcttTCAGTTGTGAACATACAAcatatttctgttcttttttcatgGAAAATGTATGACCTGtgaatattttacttatttttagcCGAGattgcttttaaatatatttggacATGTTTAAAAGCATCATAAAGCATTTTTGTCTGAAAACAAAGACTGTATGAACAGcttattaacatattaataaagCTGCTTGATTGCTGTTGTGTACCACTCAATCTTTTCTAATCTTAAGCTAAATTAGAGCTTTATACAGTGGTCAAAATAATGGTAATGTTCAATCAAGACAATATTCACTTGAAGCACATAATCTGTACACATGGTTCAAAGCTTGTCTGCTTAACAGCACAGCAACCATCTTCCGACTGAATGAGCCCGAGTCCGACATATCTGCAGTCTCTCTCAATCCCTCTTCAGGGGGAGTAAATGGGAGAATTGGTTTTATTAGCCCTTTATCTATCTTTTTACAGAGTAGATATTTCATTTCGTTCATGGCTAGATCTGCAGTGACCTTATAATAGAGGGCTCTCCACTTCTGCcagcgagagagagtgtgtctgtgtgtaatgaacaATGTCTGAAGTTAATGCTTGCTTTAAGCTACCCTTCATTTCATGAGGCTTGCATCAGTGTGCATCAATAGTGTTTACAGATCACAGATCAAATGCTTCACATTATGCAAATGTACTTTTTACCCACTGTTACACAAAACACGACACATATTGCAAACATCACCCAACATATAGTTTCAAAAATGTCACTCTCTATTAGGGTCTCTGGGAACTTCACAAGCTGCATGCTCTCATGCAGTGAGCTGGAGAACGCCCCATAAGCTGAGGAAAATAAGCCTACTTGCAAGATGTGAATGGGGAGGGGGTTGGTACAATATACAAATAGCCTACTTATTGATTTCCAATAATGGCATACTTATATACTTTTGAATGAACTGGTGTATTTTGTAAATCACAGCATGATGCAAAAAATGCACAGTCCCAGTTAACCAAATAAGAGAACTTTGCTAACATTTCTATTAATCTCTTAAGACCCTGCGGCCTCATATGAGTACATGTACaatctggatgtcctgtacagagcacattcagggcttctCAGAGAtactaaatgtttggatgtttcaTCATGACCACATAATTTAATGATACTCTTATGGAagtatgataatattttgtaattacactGTTAGAAAAAGAGGTACAATACAGGTCCATTTTTGTTCCCTAAGGTACAAACTTTGCATATGTAcccttaaaagtacaaaaatgtatctttaaggtacaaTTGTGCACCTTTAAGGTACAATTATGCACCTTCCATTGTACATTGTGAGCTTTTCGAGGTGTAAGGTACATATTTGTCCcttacatatttgtaccttaatgtttaaatataaaatagcagaATTAGTGGGGGATGCTGAAAATGTCATCTCTCAATATAGAAACACAAGTTAACCTATACTATCAAACTCAATAATTGTCAAAACTAAATTAACTGTAAAGTTCTGAGATATGggcaaaataaatcagaatgtgtaaagttttgagatatgggcaaaataaatcagaatgtgtaaagttttgagatatgggcaaaataaatcagaatttattCATACCAAATGATCAGTTATTTTGAAGTGTCCctttgaatcatttttaataatgttaatgaggattatgtaataatttatatccACAAACAGTATTGAAGAATTTGATTTTCCAAACCCTTTACCCTATTTATATTagaataaaacagacaaataattgTTAACGCTTTAAGTTGTGTTCTATTGAAAGGATCTAGCTACAGGCTAACCAGAGTTTGACTCGGCGGAAGCATAAATATTGCAGCGCGGAAGGATACATGAGTGAATCGACAGTGATCCAACTGTCAGTGTCGATCAAAGGTGGGAGGATGGCGCTTCGACATTTATCCACGGAAGATTTAATCACGGAGTTATTTAATTTTGGGATAGAGGTCACTGAAGAGGAGAGAAGTAAATTCAAAGGTAaagtatttgaatttttaatcagtgtttgtGGGTGTTAATTCAATTTGGAAGTTAACTTTTACTGTTAATGTTAGCGCTAGCCAAGTTCATACTCTGTCAACATTAGCTAGCTAGACTCACATTGACGATTGCCATTATTAACGGTAactagttaacgttagttaaaacattattatataataatagtataaataaatattattattataagtagcaGTGCTATCTTGGCTACAGTTCACCATCGAGCTAACGTTAACTTTTCGGCGGCAAAAACGCTTCTCATCCAACTCTAAcgtgaaatattaatgaaatattaaaatatttcagaacaaaAGTCTAATGGGCggcaaaaacgtttttttttttctttcttttttccccatcatTATAGCTTAGCTATAAAAACTACTGCGTCAGAGTTGGATGAGAAGCGTTTTTGCCGCCGAAAAGTCTTTTGTTCTGACTTATGTGAGCTAGCTGGACTGTCAGAGGAgaacgataaaaaaataaaaaataaaaacctttttgccGCCCAACAGTCTCTTGTTCTGGAATATTTTAATGCTAAAGCAAAGCCATTTGGGCGGAATGTGACTATCGATAGCCAGTGAGGGTTTGAAAGTATGATTTAgtctagggatgcaccgaatattcGGCCTCCGAAAAATTTCGGCCGAAAATGGCCCCAAAAGTGCATTTTCGGTTTTCGGCCGAAAGAGACTTTTTTATCACCGAAAAAATACGGCCGAAAATGTTGTGATGACGCAAACAGAAACCGCGAGCTGCACGTGCACCTGCATAGCGCAGACCACGAGCTCCCCGCGACATTCACTTCAAACCAGTCGGTCTTAATAACGCAGGAACGAGACATTTCTCCCTCTTCTTGCCCCCTTTGAGCAGCTAAACTAAAGAGATAAGCTCCTCTGATGCATCAGTAGCGGACGATATTCCTTTAATCGCAGCACTAAAGCGTCTCCTAAGCAAAGAGGTTGAGACGGACCGCGTTATAAAGATCATTACTTGAATGCGGAAATAAAGCAGCGCGCACGAGAAATGATCCAGGCCGCTAGGGATGCGGAGACGGAGCCCGAGCAGCGCACGGAGAGAAGGAGATcagagagcagaaaaaaaaagactcgTCTCTCTGCACTCTCGTTGTCTGATGTTTAAGTGAAATCCTGCAAGAAAGTTGgctcaaatataataataatagtagcgCTATTATGTTCTTAGGCCATACTATATATGTGAGACAGGATCAGATTGTAGACCATATTTCtgctagatattttttttaaatttgatataaatgtttatttatgccctggccctaatttaaatacatattctCTCAAATGTCAGGCAGGATGACAAATCAACCGCAACGGTAGATCTGTCAAATGTCCCGAGGCAGGGAAATGACAAGTTACTACCAACACTTGACCTCAATGCACTTGTTTTTATGATTGTTTAAGCAGGCCGTATGTTATCAATGTCTGAAGGTCCCCATACCATTGGAATGTGGCCTATAAAATATTTGCCCTTAATATAATTACGGCCATTGCAATGCCTTGATTTTAGTACAAAGTTAGGAGAACATAATGCACTTTTCTGGTTGGTTCGGGTTTCGGCCTTGGTTTCTCTTTTTCGGTTTTCTGTTTCGGCCAGTATTAATTTTGGTTTGCATCCTAATTTAGTCTTTATTTGATAGAAAATATTACATGTCGTGTAACGCTAGGGACGAACACTTGAATGACGAACTGGAAATGTAACACTTTGAGtttttatgatacaaataaaccgagaacatttaattttaaactttccCGCTTCTGCAGGCCAGTAGGGCCTaagttacattatattaaatttcagggctgtgtgtgtgagtgttggtCTGTTAAACGAGCCGTAGTGGATGTGAGCAGTATACTGGCATTGTTAAGCAATGTGCTAATAATGGTAAGCTATGCATAATACTTGTAAGTGATTTAGATGGATCTTTGCTAACTTCTAATTTAATTCCGGATGCAATTGGCAAGCCTGGCTTTAGTAAGTTAGTACAAGTCATATGAGGAAAAATAGCCATGGTACTAATTAATCGGGATCTAATTTCCTCGGTGTTTCGCGTTTTCGGCCTTGGTTTCCGCTTTTTCGTTTTCTGTCTCGGCAGAATTTCAttttgtgcatccctaatttcgTCTGGATTGGTCGTCAAACGGTCTTAGTTACATGCTCGTTTTTCTTCTATACTTCCATGTCCGTTAAAGATGAAAGGACTAACGTTAACTTAAAATAACATCTCAGGAAATATGTTATTGGGGTTCAAATCAAAAACGATATGACTTTTCTGTTTGGTGGGAGGGTTGTGACGAATGAGCTCAAGCGTTGGTTTTTAAGTCCAGAACACATTCAAGTGGTCACAGCACGGTGTGGTGATGTTCATACATGTCTGCACTCATTTGCTGTAGTGATGATGGACACCGGCTATGACTAAATCGtggttcattttgttgtttttgcagtgGCAAGTAAGTTTATTACGCAAAATGTAatcaattttttaatgtttatagacataaaaaatgaatagggaaagaaattatatttcaatattctataaatgaaatagttatatattattataaaaaggaAACTCTTTGCCACCGAAAGctttgtcaattatt includes:
- the LOC109082619 gene encoding NF-kappa-B inhibitor-interacting Ras-like protein 2 is translated as MGKSCKVVVCGQGSVGKTAVLEQLLYANHVAGSETMETLEDIYIGSVETDRGTREQVRFYDTRGLRDGHEFPRHYFTFADGFVLVYSIDNKESFRRVEALKKEIDRCRDKKEVTIVVVGNKLDLQDQRRVDSEAAQQWARQEKVRLWEVTVTDRRMLIEPFVHLASKMTQPQSKSTFPLSRNKNKGSGSLDS